The Rhodococcus sp. ABRD24 genome contains the following window.
GGCGTAGTCGGGCAACAGCACCTCCGACGGCTCGAGCAGATTTCCGGAGTAGGTGGTCACCGTGAAGTCGGCCGCACCGCGAGACCCTCGCGGTCTCCAAACCTCAGCAGCGAGAACTGCAGGATCACTGGGTTTTTCGCCGACGAACCCGTGGATCACCGGATCCCAGATACCCGGTCCGACGACGAACCGGCTTCCTGCCACCCCGGTCGCGGGGTCGATGGCATTGACACCGAGCTCGAGTTTCCCGAAACCGTCTGCCACCACGAGTAGTTCGTTCGGCTTTATAGGTTCGATCTCACTGACGTGCAGCGGCTCGGGAATGGTGGCACCGATCTCCTGATCGTCGCTTCCCAGCGAAATTCCCTCGCCGGGAGCGGTGTATCCGACGCTCGGATAGGTGACCGCGCCCGCGGAGCTCGCTTGGTCCCCGGCGTCGTCGGAGGAACACGCTGACAGCGAAAGAACCAGGGCGAGCGGCACGGTGGCCGCGGCACCACGAACGACACGACGTGAAGTGACACTCATGATCCGGCACCGACCTTCGGGCGAGCGGCGGGACGGGCTTGGCAGTCCTCGCCGATGATGGGGGCCATAGTGCAGGTGTACGCCTGTGACTCGTCGGATACGCACCAGATGATCTCCTGGTCGTAGCTACCGGAGACCGGGTTGTACATGATCGCCTGCATGTCCGGCTCACCGCAGTAGGCATTGGAACACGATGGGGCACCGCAGCAGTCGTAGTAAGCGATGAGATAGGTCTTGCCCGTGTCGGGATTGGTACAACACCCGACCCAGAATTCGGCACCTGGCTTACTACCCGGGGCGCACGTGGTGACACCGCCGCCGTTGCACGCCGCACAGGACGTGCCGTCCATGTTGCACCAACGCCAGTACTCGCATTCGGCCGGATCCTTGCCGTCGTACACCGGCACGAGCGGATCCTTGTCCGGCGGCGACGCGGGAACGGCCGGCGCTTCCTGCGCAATCGCACTGCGGGTCACCGGAAGCGAACTGATGAGTGCGACTCCG
Protein-coding sequences here:
- a CDS encoding methylamine dehydrogenase light chain, with amino-acid sequence MDDKPMHDQPEMHENRYPVDEETVKAQTAWMAGEGGSITSRASRRMSERVSRRSLIGKIGRWTMGVSGVALISSLPVTRSAIAQEAPAVPASPPDKDPLVPVYDGKDPAECEYWRWCNMDGTSCAACNGGGVTTCAPGSKPGAEFWVGCCTNPDTGKTYLIAYYDCCGAPSCSNAYCGEPDMQAIMYNPVSGSYDQEIIWCVSDESQAYTCTMAPIIGEDCQARPAARPKVGAGS